Proteins found in one Litorihabitans aurantiacus genomic segment:
- a CDS encoding sensor histidine kinase: MPDGGAHPSRWRRVLGHLGTIGAVLSVALAGVIFSAFQGLAHQDSAPLFAWSALSTMAALGTGASMIWRRRAPLVVLLVNAGAALLLPLDPLGTLVVLPWVLAVAPLRRAAWCTALAAAVTGVTLGRDAVREAPGILFTSTVQATGEVLVMTWWGYVILGVVLLAASVGAGAVRRLRASAAGARVSARAQARSAALLRGELNRQEERELIAREMHDTVAHHLSIVSLHAAVLEVTTTDPSVPESARAVRKSAHRALEEMRGLISTLRDSQTQGYTGSQPTLADLPRLVADARGAGVAIADDIVLIGADPPPALTRAVYRIVQEALTNALKHAPGAGVRLAVRATSGVGVEIVVANWTRAHDGGADHRASSHAHGLALTGAGAGVIGMRERAEALGGQLWAGQDGQVWVVRGQLPWVVR; the protein is encoded by the coding sequence AGGGGCTCGCGCACCAGGACTCGGCCCCGCTCTTCGCATGGTCCGCACTGTCCACGATGGCGGCGCTCGGCACCGGTGCGTCGATGATCTGGCGGCGGCGCGCACCGCTCGTCGTGCTCCTGGTGAACGCCGGCGCAGCCCTCCTGCTGCCGCTCGACCCCCTCGGCACGCTGGTGGTGCTGCCGTGGGTGCTCGCCGTCGCGCCGCTGCGGCGCGCCGCGTGGTGCACCGCGCTCGCCGCCGCCGTGACCGGAGTGACGCTGGGGCGCGACGCGGTGCGCGAGGCCCCCGGCATCCTGTTCACCTCGACGGTGCAGGCGACCGGCGAGGTGCTCGTCATGACGTGGTGGGGCTACGTGATCCTCGGCGTCGTGCTGCTCGCGGCGTCGGTCGGGGCGGGCGCCGTGCGTCGGCTGCGGGCCAGCGCCGCGGGTGCCCGCGTCAGCGCCCGGGCCCAGGCACGGTCCGCGGCCCTGCTGCGCGGCGAGCTGAACAGGCAGGAGGAGCGCGAGCTGATCGCGCGCGAGATGCACGACACGGTCGCCCACCACCTCTCGATCGTCTCGCTGCACGCGGCCGTGCTCGAGGTCACGACGACGGATCCCTCCGTCCCCGAGAGCGCGCGCGCCGTGCGCAAGTCGGCCCACCGCGCGCTGGAGGAGATGCGCGGGCTGATCTCGACGCTGCGCGACTCGCAGACGCAGGGCTACACCGGCTCGCAGCCGACCCTCGCGGACCTGCCCCGCCTCGTGGCGGACGCGCGCGGCGCCGGCGTCGCGATCGCCGACGACATCGTCCTCATCGGCGCCGATCCACCACCGGCGCTCACCCGTGCCGTGTACCGGATCGTGCAGGAGGCGCTGACGAACGCGCTCAAGCACGCCCCGGGTGCCGGCGTGCGGCTCGCGGTCCGCGCGACGTCGGGTGTCGGCGTCGAGATCGTCGTCGCCAACTGGACCAGGGCGCACGACGGCGGTGCGGACCACCGCGCGTCGTCTCACGCCCACGGGCTCGCCCTCACGGGTGCCGGCGCCGGCGTCATCGGTATGCGGGAGCGCGCCGAGGCGCTCGGCGGGCAGCTGTGGGCCGGTCAGGACGGGCAGGTGTGGGTCGTGCGCGGCCAGCTGCCGTGGGTGGTGCGGTGA